The DNA segment CGCTGTCCAGACGGCGCCAGAGATGGTCGTCCGTGCCGTTGTCCTCGTACTGGACGACCAGCGCGCTGTCGGCCGTCGACATGCCGTCCACGCCCAGCACCTTGCCGCTGTGACCGTTGCGGACCAGGAACCAGCCGTCCCCCCGGTCGAGCAGCTGCCAGGCGTGGTCGCCGGTCGGCGTGTCGTCGTACTGCACCACCCGGGCGCTGTTGGCCGTGGACATGTTGTCCACGGCGAGCACCTTGCCGCTGTTCCTGTTCCGTATCCGCCGGAACGGCGGCTCCGGAATCCACGGGCGGCCGTCCGGCGCGGCGGTCGGGAAGCTGCTGATCCGCAGCCGCGCCGCCCCCATCGGGACCAGCGTCACCGTCTCGACGGGGGCGGTGGACCGGGCCGGGCTCGGCTGGAGCGGGGCGACCACGTGCTCGTCGTCCGCGACCCACTCGGGGATACGACGGGCCCGCGCCGTCAGCCGTACGGGCGTGCCCTCCAGGGTGAACGGGTTGGCCGGGACCGCGCCCCCCGCCCGGACGAACTCCGGCACCGCGCCCGGCACCAGCCCGTAGTTCCACGGGGTGGTGGCGTGCACTTCGTACTCGGGAAAGGTGTCGTCGCCCGCGTACCGGACGTACTGCTCACCGATCTTGAGCGCGTACGTCAGGGGGCCGTGCGCCACGCTGACCGCGTTCCTGCCGCCCGTCCAGGTGCGGATCGTCGTGCGCTGGGGGAGCCTCAGGGCGACGACGTCGCCGTTCGCCCAGGTGCGGTCCATGGTGACGAAGGCGGGGCCCGGACGCGCGGCCACCGCCTGGCCGTTCACCGTGAGGACCGGGTCCGCGCACCAGCCCGGCACCCGCAGGCGCAGCGGGAAGCGGACCGGGCGGGGCGTGGAGAGTGTGAGCCGGACCGTCTCGCCGAAGGGGTAGTCGGTCTCCTCGGTGACGGTGACCTTCGTGCCCCCGGCCACGGTGGCCGTCACCCGGCAGGGCGCGTAGAGGGCGGCCGCCAGACCCTGGTCCGGGGTGGCGAGCCACAGCTCCTCGGTGAAGTTGGGCCAGCCCATGCCGTAGTTGTGCGGACAGCACCGGTACTGGTCGACGCCGGGCTGGAACGACTGCATGGCGAAGCCGTTCTGGAACTGCCCCTGCGTCTTCACCGCGTCGTCCAGGTCGACGCTGTTCGCGCTGGTGATGTAGTGCACCGCCCTGCCCTGCGGGTCGAGCGCGGCGGGGAGCATGTTGAACGCCAGCTCCTCGCAGCGGTCCGCCCACACCGGGTCCCCGGTGACCCGGGTGAGCAACTCGTGGCTGGCCATGAACTCGACGATCCCGCACGTCTCGAACCCCTGCCGGGGATCACCGAACCCGGGCCGCAGATTCTCGTCCCCGGCGAACCCGCCACCGGGGAACTGCCCGTAGGTACCGAGCACTTGGTCGTACGTCCGGTACGTGGCACCCGTGTCCGAGGCCGACCCGGAACGCCGGGCGTACTGGGCCGGTTCCCGGAAGCCCTGGGCGATGTTGACGTTGTGCGGGGTGGGCAGCGGGCCGGTCCAGTCGGCGCCCCAGGTGTGCATCTTGTCGGCGAGGTCCAGCAGGAAGGCGTCGCCGGTACGGTCGTGCAGCCACAGCGCGACATCGAGACCGTCGCCCCAGCGGGTGGCGATCCAGCTGTGGTCGAAGGCACCCTTGCCCTGGGCGTTCATGAAGGTCAGGAAGCGGGTCAGGAACGGGATGATCCGCTGGTCGCCCGCGTACTCCTGCCAGGTGCGCAGCGCCATCAGCAGTGGCAGGAACGGCCAGAAGTCGGGGCCGCCGTCCAGCGAGGTGCGCAAGGAGCGTGGGCCGAAGAACCCGTCGGACTGCTGGGTGGCCAGCACCGCGTCGATCCAGCGGCGGGCTCTGGCCAGCGCGTCGGTGTCCCCGGTGGCGATGGCGAGCGGGACGAAACCTCTCAGCCAGTACGGCAGTTCCTCCCAGCCGGGCTTCTCGGGGTGCACCCAGCCGGAGGTGTCGAAGTCCAGGAAGTGCGAGCGCTGGTCGTAGCGCCCGCACAACCCGTCGAGCTGAAGCCTGAGTTGGCCGGCCAGCCAGCCGCGTGCGGTGATGCTGCCCGGCGTGAGCCGGGTGAAGGCGGCCGGGGCGAGCGAACGGGCGGCCGGGGCGGCGTAGGCCAGGGGGCCGGAGAGGGCGGCCGCACCCAGCGCCAGCGCGCCGCCGGCCAGGAAATGACGTCGGTCGAGGGACATGCGGGCGCTCCTGGGGGTGAGTCCGGCATGGGGACACGCGGCCCGCTCCCGGCGGGGGAGCGGGCCGCGCGGTGATTTCAGGAGGTGCAGGTGAGCGTGCCGTTCTCGGCGCCCTTGATCAGCGCCTCGTGCGCGGCGTGCAGCCGCTTGGTGTCGGCCTTGAGGACCTTGCGGTCGTAGGTGAGCAGGCCGTTCAACTCGCCCTCGACGTCCGTGATCTGGGTGTACACGGCGCCGTTGCTGCCCTTGCAGGCGGCGAGCTGCTCGACCTCCTTCAGGCGGTCGAGGTAGACGTCGGTGTAAGTCTCCGGGGTCACGCCGACATACGTCATCTGGACCGGGAAGGCGTGTCCGGGGACGCCCAGACCGAGACCGCCGTACTCGCCGCTGACCAGGGCCCTGCGGCCGTCGGCCTGCGGTACCTGGGGGCTCGGGTAGCCGTGGGCGTCGGCGATGTCGCCGTTGCCGCCGTCCACCGCGCCGCAGCAGTTCAGGCCGCTCATGTTGTTGACCAGCCGGGTCGGGTCGAGGGACTTGGCGTA comes from the Streptomyces seoulensis genome and includes:
- a CDS encoding beta-L-arabinofuranosidase domain-containing protein, giving the protein MSLDRRHFLAGGALALGAAALSGPLAYAAPAARSLAPAAFTRLTPGSITARGWLAGQLRLQLDGLCGRYDQRSHFLDFDTSGWVHPEKPGWEELPYWLRGFVPLAIATGDTDALARARRWIDAVLATQQSDGFFGPRSLRTSLDGGPDFWPFLPLLMALRTWQEYAGDQRIIPFLTRFLTFMNAQGKGAFDHSWIATRWGDGLDVALWLHDRTGDAFLLDLADKMHTWGADWTGPLPTPHNVNIAQGFREPAQYARRSGSASDTGATYRTYDQVLGTYGQFPGGGFAGDENLRPGFGDPRQGFETCGIVEFMASHELLTRVTGDPVWADRCEELAFNMLPAALDPQGRAVHYITSANSVDLDDAVKTQGQFQNGFAMQSFQPGVDQYRCCPHNYGMGWPNFTEELWLATPDQGLAAALYAPCRVTATVAGGTKVTVTEETDYPFGETVRLTLSTPRPVRFPLRLRVPGWCADPVLTVNGQAVAARPGPAFVTMDRTWANGDVVALRLPQRTTIRTWTGGRNAVSVAHGPLTYALKIGEQYVRYAGDDTFPEYEVHATTPWNYGLVPGAVPEFVRAGGAVPANPFTLEGTPVRLTARARRIPEWVADDEHVVAPLQPSPARSTAPVETVTLVPMGAARLRISSFPTAAPDGRPWIPEPPFRRIRNRNSGKVLAVDNMSTANSARVVQYDDTPTGDHAWQLLDRGDGWFLVRNGHSGKVLGVDGMSTADSALVVQYEDNGTDDHLWRRLDSGDGWFRLQNKHSGKVLGVDRMSTANSAQVVQFADNGTDDHLWRIG